GAGACTTTAATTTCATCGTGACAACGCATCCCTGTGGACCGAAACAGAGTAAAAATGGTCAAAATTGCTTGCCTAGCAGACGTTTGCATGGTTCCAGTATGTGCAATACAACTCTCATAGGGTTCCAGGCTTGTTACTAACAATTTTCATAGTTGGGAACCGCATCTCCAAGTATTTCCGACTTTGTCGCTGCTATCGAGAAAAAGATTCGCGAGAGCCACTTGAAGAGCACACTCCACAGTGCTGGTACAACAATCGAAGGCCCATGGGATGAGGTCACCAACCTCATTGGCGAAATCCACGAGTACGCTCACGAAATTGGTTACGTCAGAGTCCACACTGACATCAGAATCGGAACGAGGAGCGATAAGGTCCAAACTGCCCAAGACAAAATGGATGTTGTCTTAGAAAAGCTAAGTAGATGAGGTGCCCCTTCGTTACGTAGCGACATCCAACATATATTAAATTGATTGCTAAATCTATTATACAAAACCCAAATTATAATGTTACACTGTAAATGACCCACATCCTATCTTAGAAAGCTTGCCAGCACACAGCCTTGGCTTAGGCCTGGGTGGAAGAGGAGTATTTAGTAACAGCTCTTGTACCTTCAGACACTGCATGCTTGGCCAACTCACCCGGCAAGATCAGTCTAACAGCAGTTTGGATCTCTCTGGCAGAGATCGTTGATTTCTTGTTGTAGGCCGCCAATTTTGAGGCCTCAGAGGCAATTCTTTCGAAAATGTCATTGAcaaaagagttcaaaatcGACATCGACTTCTGCGAGATACCAGTGTCAGGATGTGTCTGCTTTAGGACTTTGTAAATGTAAGAGGAGTATGTTTCCTTTCTAACCTttgttctcttcttgttaGCATCGACGGAAGACGCAGTCTTTTTGGCAGCtggcttcttttcagcGGGAGCCTTAGAGGCAGGTttcttttcagcttttgggGCCATTCTTGTGCAGTATATTTAATTGTTTGATGAACACTTTCCGAATCTATCATGTCCTCATAGGGCACAAATAGCTCCTTTTTATACGTTTCTCATATTTTTGATTATTCGTTATTGAAGCTGAGTCGAATTTGTTGCGACACGCGAAAACGCGTTAATGTGGTTTCCCCACCCTGAATATGCGGCGAAAATTACAGTCCAGGAATTGGCCTCACATTTACTGCTAATTCCCCTAATTCTTCCTGCGACCATCCCAAAAAGGAAATCGGAATATTTGAGTCCGGATACCGTTCTAGTATATTCATACAGTATAATTTGTTCGCAGAACAGTGCGAAAATTACAGTCCAGTTAATAAGATCAATTAGTCCTCCGCAAGGACCAGTTGAAAGATGGAGATATAAAGATAAGGCTCTATACGCTCTTGTCCTCTGGGTAAATATCGTGTAAAATTCTTAAATTTTAATTTGTCCAAGCGCGAGTGTTCGACAAATAACATCAAGAATCCTAATAAATATCAATAATGTCCGGTGGTAAAGGTGGTAAGGCTGGCTCTGCGGCTAAGGCTTCCCAATCCAGATCTGCTAAGGCTGGTCTAACGTTCCCAGTCGGTAGAGTACACAGGCTTCTAAGAAGAGGCAACTATGCCCAGAGAGTTGGTTCTGGTGCTCCAGTCTACTTAACTGCCGTCTTGGAGTACTTGGCTGCCGAAATTCTGGAATTGGCCGGTAACGCTGCTAGAGacaacaagaagaccagAATTATCCCACGTCACTTGCAGTTGGCCATCAGAAACGATGACGAACTTAACAAATTATTGGGCAATGTGACTATCGCTCAAGGTGGTGTCTTGCCAAACATTCACCAAAATttgcttccaaagaaatctGCCAAGCCAGAGAAGGCTTCGCAAGAGTTGTAAGCACGTCTTTGACATATGTCTATCGCCTCTCGTTTTCGCTTGGTGTGAATACGAGAGAACTTGTACTATAAAGTTGGATTACAGGTTTATCCCAATTTCAAATTGTATATTAATTAATTTACATTTCCATTTGAAACAATGTCTTTACATGTGTTCTGGTTTCCAGGTCTGTCATCAATGTGTTTGCATGCGCGTAAGTTAGCGAGCTTCTGAGAGAAGGTCCACGACGATATTTATGAGCGAAATTAAAACTTCAACCCCGACCAGCACTATGATGATAAATTCCAAGTATTCTTCGTGTGAATGGCCAAGCTGCTCCTTCAGcatctgaagaagatctgAGATGACCTCTAGCCTTTGATTGAGCAACGCCACTCTTTGATTGATTTCCAAATAACCTCTTGTGGCGTGGTATATGGGCTCGAGTTGCGGCTCTGACCACATGATCTCAGGCGAATCCAGCACCGACCCATGTAGGTTGATGTTGATCCTGAGAATGAAGAGCTCTCCTATGCTTTTCATAATATCCGCCTTACCCATGGATACCTTACCGCTCGATGCGATTTGCTGAGGAATGTCTTGAGTATCTTCTATCGTGTTATCCACTAACTCTTCGAATAGCGAGATCTTCACGCTTTGTGCAATAGCATGGGAAATGGAAAGTTTAACCATATAGTTGGATCCATCCCTCAATGTTATGAAATCGTTGTAAATTCTGGGCTGATAGCTTTGCGTAATGTAGTAATTGAACTGTTCCACTTGCACATCCTCCTCTGCcagtttctctttctcaaacttttcaacatcatTCAAGAACGCCTTCTCCTCTCGTTCGGTGAAGCCCCACATGACGATAACACCGTACTCAAATATGAACAAGTCTGGTTGTTTGTCGCTGACATTGATTTCTCCTCCCTCGTCGTCCAACCTTATTACATCTTCGTCTTTAAATCTTTTATCTCCTCTCCAATCGGTGTAGATGAACGGGGTAAATAAGCACTCATCAAATAACTTTGGATGGGTATGGTGCGCTTTCTTGCAGCCCTTCAACCATCGTACCAGTTCCTTCATATTGTATGCGCTTGATGTACAGTACGCGGTCACCCTAGGGAGAAGGTGCCGTTGACCCTTTCCTAGCTTTTCGGCATCTCTCCGGGCAGGGGTATCAGTGATTCTATTGACCTGAGAATAAACGTCTCGGTCTGCGTTACCCAAAAGCAAGTCTTCCGGTCTATTAAATGGTTCTTCGGGGAGGAGTTTCAACTTCTGCGCTGTCCGAGAGGTTCTCTGGGCGCCAATCTTGGAAGCCTTAGGAGCATTTAATTTGTTTCCTTGAACAATGGGGATATCTGCGCTTGGTGAGTTCTTCGAGCGGCCTGCTCCGCCTGTAGCAGCCAGTAAAGGCTCTCGTTCTGGCCGCGACATACTACTTTAAATATCTGAACTTCGCAGTGAATGAAATTAGATAAATTACATTTTTTCATAATTCACAAACACAGTCGGACAAACTTACGGTGAAGGTTGAAAGCGACCAAAATATGTCGGATGCTGATCTAAAAAGGTCACTAGGAGATCTGCAAGAAAGCAACCAAGTTCTGGCTTTGGCAGTCCAAAGGACAAGGCTTGCCGTCAAGCGATTACGTCTCGAATACGGCACTTTACTGGAGAGACTAGAAAGCCGAATTGATAAAGACCCCGAGCTGTGTTACGAGGACCCTCTTCCATCTCTGGAAAGCTTTAAGTCTCAGATATTAGAGGATGCCCCAAAGTCAAGAActaagaagaagaagggcaaAGAGAGGGATCCAAATCTTCCCAAACGCCCAACCAACGCTTACCTTCTATTCTGTGAaatgaacaaagaaaaaatgAAACAAAGCTCAGGCGCAAACGACGTGTCCAAAGCTCTCACAGATGCATGGAAAGGTTTAGATGAAAATGCCAGAAGACCATATTACGATTTATATAATGAGGACCGCGACCGCTATCAAAGAGAAATGCAAGCATATGCACAAAGTAAGACAGAAGATCGAAAGCCGTTGAAGAAAGgagaggaagaagatgaagacgaaatcgaagaagatgatgatacGGACGAAACTCAACCGGACGTAGATGCAACGACAGACTTGCCCACAAGCGAGGCTTGAATACGAACTTCTCAAATAATAATCTATCTACGGACCTCGCCGGAATCAACAACTCGCCATGCCTCATTTGATTCAGCGCAGCATTAAACTACTTGACCTTTGTACAATAATTATCACATACCTAAAACTTTCTTTTCTTATTTTTAGCATGGTAATATCCATTTTCGTCTTTCTCGTGCTtcctcttctcttttgatcttgcatgctttttcaatttgcGTCTCGCCGCAGCCTCAGGCGCGACAACAGCGAGTGTCGCACGTTTTGCTCTCCTCTCATATCTCCGGCGGGTTACTTCATGCTTCACGGAAGAGTAAATCGTAGTGAAATCGGCAACTGAAAGCTTGCCTTGCAAAAGTTCCAGGCACTCTTGAGCAAGTTGTTTGAGCTCCTCGCTCCTTTCGTCGAGGTTCCTTCTTTCATCCTCCAGATAGGTGAAAAGAGATAAAATGATTGTATTAGCACCGTGTTTGAGCTGTTCCTCATCCAGAAGTTGTATGATAAGAGCAAGTAGTTGCACACATGCTTTTTTGGAGGGAAATAGCTCTCGcccattttcttcatctctTATAATCGAACCAATACGAGAAAGAGCAAAGTCGATTGCAGTATTGTATTTGCGGTCACCTTCGCCTGCTGTCACGAAAGGTGTGTTATCTTTCTGCCACCTTGCCATGATCGTGATTATGGTCCTTATGGATGTCGTTGCCTGAGACTCAGAGATGGAGGGCGCTCCAAGTTGGCGGAAGATACGGTAGGCAATGTTTTGGATTTCCAAGTCTGAAAATGGATTTTCAAGTTTACCTTGGTGACCGACATACTTGTTGACCATCCTGCTACTGATGAGTCTCACCCATGGGTGAGGGTAAAGCAGGCAGTTGATGACAGACGTCCACATTGGTGTATTCGAAACTGCAAAAGCCTCATCTGTTGCATCAACATAGGCGGTCAAAACGTTTAAAGCGGTGTACACAAGATTCCACTCTGTCTCAGACCCTGCGTCACTTTCCGCAATGATTTTCctcgcttttgaaagagctagTCCATCTAGTTCACTGTTAGCCCCTAACGACATCGATGATAAGTAAATTTTGTAAATCCTTAGGCCGAGTTCCAGAAAGCTTGCAGTATCTTGTTTCAGCCAAGCCAAAATGTACTTTTCTTCAGTTCCAATATTTCCTTGTCCCAACTTTGCAAGTAGGTTACGTAGTAACGCAGAAGCCATTTCGCGGCAGCGAGGTGAGTTATCATTCACAGCAACGTTAGATAGAGAAAGGAAAAACGATGCTGATAACCTTCGAAGCAAATCTTGGCTAGATTTGTTCACAATCAAATTAATAAGCTCCATGACTGATTGACGCCCTTCCTGAGAAGGATACTCCAAATTGGACACTAAAAACTTGAACTGCTTCTCCAAACGACCACGACTTTGGTCATACTCCATGATGAACTGATAGTAGACACTTCTAGACACATCCCTGATCTCTTTCGAGTGATTTGTGACCATAATTCCTGCAACAGAATCAACAATGTCATACATTTCAGGCAATACAACGTGTTTGGCAAGCAATGATTTCAGAAAGTTAAAAGCTAAGCCTTGCTTGTTAGGCTCGTTCAAGTCCGGCCGTACGCGCTCCAAAATGAAGCTTAAAGCCGTGTCCTTGAGCTTCACATCCTTATGGCGTATCAAGGATgacaaaaatttgagactAACCTGACAAATCTCAGTGGACGTCGAAGGTGAATCCTTAATAATGTTGAGTACTTTCCTTGcacagtttttgaaaatgcCCTCGCTATCTTCGTCGAAGTTGAGCTTTACGAAGACGGTAAGGACACGAAGAGCGCTCACCAACACGCTTTCATCATCGCAGTCAAGAGAGCCTTGCAAAAGAGGAATGAAACCTTCCAGGTAAGGAGCTTCTAGCAAATTTGGATTACGCGCTAGCACGGCTTTGAGCAGATCAAGCGAGAACTTTTGCAGCACGCTGCCATTTGGATTCGTCTCCGTTTGAACCCTCCCATCTTTCGCATTGAGgttgacaatgaaaaaagAGTCATCTCTCGCCTTCAGCTTGTTGGAGGCTTTAGGCTTAAAACTACCTCCTTTGGAAGTAAAATTCGCTGACTGGGTGAAAATTTCATAGCACAAGATCAAAGCATCCTTGGAAGAACTTTCCTCGTTATGGTTGAGACCTAGCGCATATCTCCTCATGAGCTCATCTAGCTTGCGACGATTTTTCAGGCCTAAATTCTCGGACAGTAGCGCCCGAATAGGATGCAAGAGGGATCCGAAGGCTGGTAAGGATATGTTAGAAGCTAATATTTCGCCAGTATCATAGCTCTTGTTAAATTTaagctctttgagttttgaaGAGTAGCCTTCGGCTTCCTTCTCTTGCCCTGCGGCTCCAAAAATGTCCTCCATGATTATACTCACAATCAATGCCGAGTTAGTATCAAGATCTTTGTGTGACAACGAATGTGACATCGCAACTAGAAGAGAGTGTACAGTGTAGCTCAAAATATGGATTTGAGAGCCTCTTCTTAGAGCCGATTTCAACTCGTTCAGAATGAAAGTCAAATATTCAGGTCCCAATACAACACTAATGCTTGCTAAGCTTTTACGCACGGCTTCACGAAGTTCTTCAGACCTACTGCGTAAAACCTGACAAATAGAGCTTAGAGCTCCTGGGAGGAGACGCCCTCTGTCGTTTGGATCTAGACCCAAGATAAAATTGACAGTGGCTTCGCAAAGTGGGATCCTCGCAACAATCGTATCCTCATTTCTCGTATTAAGTATATTCTTGAAAGTAGGATAGATTTCACCCTGTATGAAATTTTCAGGCTCAGTAAGTGTCTTTGggaactttttcaagcttaTGTTACTAGGGTCCTGTGCCCTAGCTGCTTGCAttgatttcatcaaagatTTGGAGCACTGAACAATGAGTGACACCatttccttcaaaaatgctGGCTTTTGCTTGAGAGCAGCTGTGAATCTCCGAATGACTGCCTTGTATTGATTCCAAGTAACAAAATGCGTCAGTAGCCCGACAGTTGAGATGGTTTCGTTACAAATGTTTCGGTACTTCTCGTCAGTACAATAAATATAGCGCTCAACCATTGGAATCAAGTAGTGAGAAATACTACTTCCTGAAAGAGTTGATGCATTCTCACCTAATCTCTTGATTGCTCTCTGCCGGCGATGAAGTTGAATATGTGTCAAGTTGGtgaaaaagttggcttCTTCGTCGCCCTTGAAcagcaagcttttcatgTCATTCAGTTCAGTGTAGTAGATGGAATTTGCGATGATGTAGGAAACCACCGAAATATATTCAACTTGAATCTCTATGTTTTTATGCCGTAGcccatttttgatgtgTGGGATAAGGTCAGAGCCAATAAGTTCTACTGCTTTCTCGGCATCGCTAGCGgagctctttgagtttgagtagtcaatcaaaagcttgatgGTGTGAGTTGCGTTTGTCCTAATTGCAAGTTCCTCTTCGTCTGTGATGAAGTAGAGACATGTGTGGATGACTGGTAGCcattcaagctcatcagtTAATTGGCACGAACCGTCCgcaattttcttgaaagcaggTAACAcgcttttgaagttatAGCTTTCCATTCTGTCCGTCGAATAGGCATTGAGTTCGGACAACAATCCTGCAACTTTGCTTAGATGTTCAAATTGAGTGCCAATGCTTATGAAAACCTTGTTGAGACTCAgcctcaagcttttctcagCGAAAACGCGATAAAGCTTTGAACATGACCTGTACAGGTGCTCTATCTCAGTCCACTCACAGTTGTAGCCAATGATCAGAGACGCGATGGATTGCAAAACCTTGACTTTATCCGCGGTTTGCACACCTTTGACTTCTCCTTCAAGAATGTGAGCCAAAGAACTTAGTAGATATTTTTTGgtttcgtcttcgtccaCATAGCCAGCCTCAACCAAGTTAAGTAGCAAATCGACTGTGATAGAGACAACTTCTTGACTCTTtgcattcttcaaaaggccTGGAAGCTCTCTTAAGCACGTGGATGCGACTAATGAAACAAGATCGACATAGGCATCATCTTTCGTCGGGTTTTTAATAATGTAATTGGAGAAATTTAATGTGTTCTCAATAACAATTTCTTTAGCATTTGAATtgccaagaagcttcatAAGAGCTTTTGCAACAGAGCACTCGTCATGGTAAAGAAATTTGTAAAAGCAAGTGTCTGTTGCCCAAAGACAGAACAAACTCATGAGGGAGGATGGGTGTTGTAAGTTGTCATATTCGAAATTTGAAATCCTCGGCTGCAAAACAAGTttgtgaattttttgaactgAACTATCCCAGTCTATCAATGTTCCGACAGTGGAAAATAAGTTGAGGATTAACTTCATAATTGCCTGTCTAACGTTTCCAGCTTGTTTCAgtacaacttcttcttcagactTCTTAGAAGCCACTTCATTTGACACGCATGCCGTGTATAGGGCTGGGTCGAGCAGCGCCACTGTTGCATTGGGATACTTAGAGCCCAAAGACTTGATTGCCAAATTACCCAACGCTGCAAAGCCAGCCATTCTTCTCAGCAAATGCTTACTCAGAATTGTGGAATCAAATCCAGTTCCCTGCTCCAGGAACTTTTTGTATGGAAGCCCTTCACTTGCAAGTCTCAAAAAACCGATAACGTATTTTTCATGAAGGCTTGGGAGAAGAGTAATAACTGCTGTCttcctgctcttcttcagaccGCTAGTGACTGGAGTTTGAGCGCGGCCGAAAAGTATTCGCAGGACTAAAGGCATAAGGAAAGTTTCATCATTATCTTCCACTATTCTATCATTGCTGTGAGACAGTAACTTCAAACTTTCGTCCTTGAATGCATTATCGTCCAGCAGATTTCTCAAGTTATCCCTGTATTTGATTACTACGCTTTCTTTGTAAGCGAGAATGCCATCCAGCGCTAGTTTCTGGATTTCAGTGGTTCGACTCCCAAGAAGGTCCATAAACCTTTGATAAACCTCCTCGGATTTGTAGATCGacttgatgttcttgaacttacCAATTaattgaagaaggagcttaCGGTCGGCCTCTGACCAGGTGCTTGAGCTAGATGGCCTCTCCTCTACACCCTCTAGCGCCAGGGCATTTTCTTCGGACGGATCTGTTTTCAACATATAAGGAACAATATCTCTGGAATGCCGCTCTGCCAATTGAGGAATACGTAACAGTCCCTTCAGGGCCTGGTTCCTAATGAGACCAGGATAGGTTAAGTCACCTCTTCTGTTCTTTAAAAGCTCCAGGATTGAAGATTCTGCGAAGGAGTATGAGTTGAAAACGTCGGCACAAGTTTGAAGAACGTCGTTGAGCCTGCTGGTACTGACAGACCAGAAAACTGCACgctcttcttcgagctGAGATTTCTCGTAGTACTCCAATCTAAAATTATTAtccaaaacttcaacaaactttgaaaacaagctccACACTAGTTCATGATTTTTTTCGTAAACATCACACAAAACCTCATATGCTCCTTCCCAGACTGGTGAAAACCTAACCGTAAGGATACCGAAGAGATAATTAAAAACCACATGAGAAACAAGGGATTCTGGTTCCATCTTCGCAAAGTCAGATCCTAACTTCCTAATTCTCATAGTAATATCACGGGCGGTCTGAAGATTTCTaggaatttcttcaattatTTTACAGTCGTTCAAAATTTCCGGAACTTCTAAGCCTTGATATTTGAGGAGAGAAATAAGAAGTTTCAGTGACTCATACCGTATTTGCTCATCAGGCAAGCACAAATTACCAGAAATCTGGATAAATGCTTGATTCTCACATGCTTGGGAAAATTTGTTTGAGCCATTCTCAAGTTTACCAAGGAGTTGACGCAAACCTTTTATGCACAGTACGCTATCCTGAAACTTTCCTAGATTAGTCACTGCAAAGTCTAGAATTTCAAGTACGTTTCCGTTGTCCCTTGGATTAAGCAACAATAACATATTACCTAGGACatccttttcaaaatcattcaAACGCTCCTGTTGTAGCAATGTTTTTATCAATGGCTCTATGACAGTAGATGCGTCGTAGCTAGTATAATAGAGTACTTGCATTTTCCAGAGTATTTGAAACAAACTACCAAGGCGCAAATGTTCACTTTCAGCACTAATACCATGGGCAATACTTTCAGCAAACTGCTTTGGAATAGTAAGCGCAAGTTTTTGCCCTAAAGGTGAATTTTGCCTGGACTCCATGAGAAAAAGTGCTATCTTTTTCTCATTAAATTCCCAATTTTGATCAATATACCTTTGGAGAGATTTAGCACcgttgaaagaaaacatcCTGTCTTTGTCCATGGAAAGGcccattttgaaaaactctaTGAAGTTTTGCGGAAAGTTGTTGAGATAGAAGTCGAAAAGAGTTCTGTGAAATTTGGTGAGGTCAGGAATAGGAGCATTACGCAAAATGCTACAGAAAGCTAAGGCTGTCACTTCCGGCGAAAGGGACCTCACGTTAGCGTGACATAGAACTTTTTGCACGGAATCGATTAATTCTGGCCAAGATTTGACCTTTTTGCCACTTTCGGCGAATGCTAGAGTCAGCAAAAGTTTCATGGGTGCATCCAGTTTAGCAGATGGATCTTCGAGGAAGCCTTTAACTTCCGAGATGAAAACATCGTATACTGGGGGCGCATTGTCGGACGAAGCATGCCTTAATACGTTCATTGTAACATCGGCCACTAATGAAATGCAGCACTGGTCACCAGCACCGCTAAGACATTCGTGAACCAATGCTTCCATTATGACGTTAAACTTTGAATGTAGTGATTCTTTCGTTGTAATGAGTGCTTCGGTGAAGAGCATTTTGAGCCCATCATAGATGTTATTTTCGCAAGCGTTTTCCTCCGTAGATTCGGTAACGTCTCGAAGTTGGTTAAACGCGTGAGTGACAAACGcgctcaagcttttcagcttgGCCTTTCTAACTAGAAAAGATAGCGCTTCTGCAGAAAATCTGGATAGGTACTCCTTGCGATGCGAAACGAGGGGGAAAAGTAAGTTATATGTGGGAAGCAGATCTTGAGCGAGTACCCTGGATAGATACTTGTAAACATACGCTAGGCAGTTGAAACCCCACTCAAAGACGTTTGATGATTCAAAATTCGCAGCATCATCAAGTAAAGTAGTCAGCATATGCATGGCCCTTTCGTAGAATTTCATGAAATCTGGACCCAGATCGTGGCAAAATTGCGCTAGTAAATCTAGCAACGGTTGTAATGAGTATTCGTCATGTTTGCTGATATGCTTGTATAACTGTTCAAAAATCTGCTCTTCATGGAAGAGAATCTGGGGCAATGTTTGAGCCATGGGCCTAACATCATCAGCAAACGATGCGAAATTAGCACTCATATTCGTGTCTTCCCAGTGCTcgaaagaagccaagaagtGGGAAGACTCGACATGGTCGTGGACTCTCTTCCCCAAATTCCTAGCAGGCTCTATCCTGAGATCATCGATTTTGTCCTTGAAAGACGAGTATCTGTACCTTTTTGACGACTTCGATGTCACTTTCTGTTTGACCATTTTGAGGCTTGTCGTAGGCAGGATTATTCTTCGATGATTGGGCTTTGCAATAAAATACTACGACAGCGCTCGCTCCAGTCCGATCCTCACtgctgcgatgagctagtAGCTCAGcggaaaattttttataaaTAGGAAACGTAAAATAAAAAATAACATTATACGGAACACAACTCTCCACCTGCCACTTAAATCTATGTTCAAAAGGCGCCGAAGATATGTTGCTCAAGTTTGATTACGCGATATGTTTGTCCATTAATCCTATACTGCTACAAATTTGTTATATAAAGAGTCCGTTCTTGTCAGGCTAATTTCACCGAAATCCGCTTCCTGACCCAAATCAATGCAGTCCATGTTTGCCAGCgacaaaagttcaaagaagacCTTACTAGCTTGTTTCTTTGTAATGCGTTCTCCTAGCTGATCTTTATCAGCTTTGAATTCCAGACATTCggagaacttcaaagtCTCTGAGTCCAGAAACTGGGTTCTGAGCTGCCCAGCTAATTCGCGGGTCCCTTCTGAAATGTACTCTCCCGTTTCAAGTTGTATTTTGGGAGATGATCTCTCTCCAAGTTGAGAGCTTGAGAACTCCTGAGTACCAGCAGAGACGCTGGTGCTATTTGCTGCTTCGTTTTCCAGCTCAACCTCTCCGTCGCTATCAAAAGGGGCAGGAAATTCCTCCGCTTCTTCATGCCCTGTTAttatttcttcatcgaaacCAAGAGAGGCTTCAAGCTGaggttcttcttcgataGCTTGAGGCTCTCTCATGAATGTCCTAGCTCTCTTGATTCCTGAATAAGACAGTAGACTACCCAGTATAGACTGTGGTAAGTAATCAATACTCTCAGATACCTGGGCCCAGAGCCTCTTTTTTTCTGCGTTTTCAACTGGGCGATGCTGGTGATGAACTAAAACTTGAGAGTTTGGATTGACCCCTGATACTTTCACAGTGTCATCTCTAAGCTCTGTTTCTGAATCTGTGATAAGCGGCTTCAACCTAGATGCATCAGCACGTTGTCTTCTACCTCTAGGAGGCGACGACATTGGAACATTCGAAATCTCCTCGGGCTCTGGGCTGAGCTCAGTACCCCTTTCCTCAGGCTccttttccagctccaa
The Lachancea thermotolerans CBS 6340 chromosome G complete sequence genome window above contains:
- the MCD1 gene encoding kleisin alpha (similar to uniprot|Q05325 Saccharomyces cerevisiae YDL003W MCD1 Essential protein required for sister chromatid cohesion in mitosis and meiosis subunit of the cohesin complex expression is cell cycle regulated and peaks in S phase), with the protein product MTQATSRTPTFIQLTSNNGPLAQIWLASNMSHTVSKSVSQQTDIVKSVKEIARVAGCLEDAESLEPITLRASGELLHGVVRVYSKKTSLLLNDIKDTLTRMMSLFRFNQPSLTLQLEKTTLTNPSQYLLQDAVTEREVLLVPGLEFLDEQAIPRGFMEREGLTERHVQGAAPWETSIEVGRNLRPGEELGHNTSSLELDFDLDNTQTKAWGEGTNTTINKSAQTNSALIGDDDFPIDDINDWDLGIRDQSIEAHSDLETDRSIELGRRAVPGALPQEHTEFDFDLELEKEPEERGTELSPEPEEISNVPMSSPPRGRRQRADASRLKPLITDSETELRDDTVKVSGVNPNSQVLVHHQHRPVENAEKKRLWAQVSESIDYLPQSILGSLLSYSGIKRARTFMREPQAIEEEPQLEASLGFDEEIITGHEEAEEFPAPFDSDGEVELENEAANSTSVSAGTQEFSSSQLGERSSPKIQLETGEYISEGTRELAGQLRTQFLDSETLKFSECLEFKADKDQLGERITKKQASKVFFELLSLANMDCIDLGQEADFGEISLTRTDSLYNKFVAV